Genomic window (Rosa chinensis cultivar Old Blush unplaced genomic scaffold, RchiOBHm-V2 RchiOBHmChr0c29, whole genome shotgun sequence):
GGAAAAGATAATTGAGTAAGTTAGAGTAGTTGAGGACTtctaattttttctcttttaaaagGGGTAGTTGAGACTTGGATTgctttgagatttgagaaacttAATTGAGTAAGTTGGATCGCTTTAATTATGCAAGATTGTATTCAAGCTCTGAGAGAACTTGCTGGGGTCTTGAAGGATTGGAGTGGGGCACAAGTTTAGGCAAAATTGAGGTGAATATAAGCTCAATTTTGAGTTTCAAATTGCTGCTGCAAGGATAAGTCTCCAGGACCTGGCGGTTTTACAGTGCTATTATTTCAGCGATGCTGTGACAAGGTCTTttggaaatttatttatttattttcagaaaTAGAATAGTTAATGCAGAAGGCAGATCAGTTCTTTGAAAATTTGGAATTAGAGACCCATAAGTCTGATAACCAACCTTTCTAATATCATTGCTAAGGCGCTAGCTGCTAGGCTTTGAGAGCTATGACTTCTGATAATATCATCACTACAGGTGCCCCCTATGTATGAACTGTTTTATCTTTGCATCAGTTTTGTTATTCTGCAGGTTTTGAACTTTTATTGAAAAGAATATAAGAATGGAAAaggaagaatacttgaatgtgTTGGTTAGGAACCAGCAATAAATTAAGAAGGGATTTATTTCCTTAGTCCCTAGTCCCTAGGGTGAAAGACCCAAGCGGAATCTGGGTTTTATTGGCTGTACTTGGTAGCCATACTCCTAGCCCAGTTTCAGAGTAGGAAAGAGTTTGGAGAAATGAGAAAAGTAATAAACTACTTTGTAATAATAATTAGACGACGGAGATTTAAGGGAAGTTTTATGAATTACATGCAAAAATATTTCAAAGAACGGTTTCTTTGTGGGTTTGCTTTATGGACTATGCatctaatttattattttttagtggAATGTCTATTTCATGGGTTGTGGTGATTGCAGTTTCTTTTAAATCTCTGTGGATTCCTAAATGTgttatttgttaaaattttGATGTTGTCATATGTAATCAAGCTTGTCAGTTAAGTCTCGGGGTCTGCATGTGACAATTTCATTTTCTGCTGAATTGTTAGTCAAAGATTTTAAAAAATGAGTAGGCTTGctcttttgattttatttttaatctgCTCTGGCTTTTAGTTTTCTTGAGGTTTCTCACTTTTCATTCTTTActacataaattcaaaacccaGTTGTCATTCTCATCCTTTCTTGTGGATGGAATGCTTTCTTACTTTACTGAAATGtgaattttgtttttccttaactACAGACGGTGTATCAGAAGAATGGGAGCTTATTTTTCCATACGACAATCCAGAAAGCATCGGCATCTGAACAGAGTAGAAATTTTTCTATCAACTTCTAAGGTGACTTTCTCTGGCTTGGAAACAGCTCTACTGATGCAATTTTCCTTCTTCATTGTGGGTATTGGTCAGAATAACTAGATTTGGCTAAAGCAAGCCTTGGAAAGTTGAATTCTTCTTGATACGGCTTTGTCTACATTGATGCGTCGGCAGCTTTCTAAGGTAAAAAACCTGTGTGTTGATATTCACATTTATCATACATGTATTGGAGAATGAATAGCAGATTGCATGCAGATGCAGTATGTTTATgggtgcaattttttttttgtcctgcTGCTTATGATCAATAGCTTCTGCATCCAGCCAAGGTAATAAAGGAAAAGTATTGCAGAAAATGTTCCCTTGACCTGTCCCTGTAATGATATATGTAAAGTAGTCTTTATATCTTGTCAATACATAATCAAGTACAAGCCTTGTGGACAAGTGCCCACCACAGCGATATTAGTCTGAACTAAATAACAATCAAGTACAACCATTCTGTGTAAACCTAGGTGTGTGTCATATTTGTGTGAGTATAAGGGTCAGGTTGAGGAAGGTTCTTTTATGTTGGTGGTGCGCTATACAGTAGTCCGGGTGGAGAAATCAAATGATTAGGGGGCTGGGGGGTCATGATGATTGGATTGAGCGAAATATGGTTCAGAAAGAAATTGAGATCTTtgggtggtgatggtgatggatAGAACTGGGTCCCGAGGAAGAGATTGATGTCAACTGGATAGATTTGATATTAAGAAGACAGTTGGGAGGAGACAAAATTAAGGGTATATTTAGTATTCATACTAGAGGATAACCATATGGGGGTCTAAGTGTCTCAACTAAACCCCGAAAGCTACCTATAAAACCTTCGAAATTGTTTTGGTATTCCTCTCATAGCTTTAACCAAATAACTTTTATTGCGTGATATGTTCTTCAAGAGGAAAAGCTCCTGTTCACTACCTagcgaatgagtcatagttctTCAAATCACATGAGGATTGATCTGATGCTCATATTTTCTCATTTCTGGTTCTTGCATTTCAAATTAAGGGATTTTGTGTATGGTTGATGACTCGATTTCTATTCATGAGGACTGATATGATACTTTTATTGTTTTAAttggtcctttttttttttttggttgaacagGATAAAGAACGAGTGCATTTCTTTTTGCATAGAATTGTGCTGCTTGGGAGTTGAGGAGACATTTTCCTTGTTTGTTTTGGTCATAGAACAAAATTTCCTTTGCTTTTTGTATTTCTATTCATGAGGACTGATCTGATACTTTTACTGTTTTAATTGgtccttttgttgttgttgaacagGATAAAGAAGGGGTGCATTTCTTGTTGCATAGAATCGTGCTGCTTGGGAGTCGAGGAGACATTTTCCTTGTTTGTTTTGGTCATAGAACAAAATTTCCTTTGCTTTTTGTATGTCTCGGTGTTACCATCGTTAGCTTTTAGCATATAGATATATTATTGAAGAGAAGTAGTCATGGAAACTTTTGGAGAAGAATGTTGTACAACTCAAATATGACTTTTGAAGTATATTAATGAGTTATTTTCCCGGAATACCTTCATCTGTTTTAGATTTATTGTGTTCTTTGTAGTTTTACATCTTTGCACCATTTGGTGATCCCTTGCTTCTGCTGTTTCTTAAGTAAGTGCTATTTACATCCCACATTTCCGTCACAGAAATGTCAACTAAGATCAGAagttaatttccttttccaTCTCTGCTCATTAGTAAGAAATCTTCCACGACAAAGCAATTATGTGAAGCATTTATGAGCAGCTTCCAAAGATGCTTGCAATTCTGTTAAGCATGATTGACAGTAAACTTACTAGATGTGCGCCACCAAATTACTGTATCAGCACCCCTATCATGACAACCAGCTGgaatcaaacaatttgatcattgCCTGGTGGAATCATATTCAATCCTTAATACCAGCTTGGTGGGCAACCATTAAACCATGAAGGAGCCCCAAAGAGAGGCAGAGTATATAGAGGGTGATTTCACAAGTTTGTCTGTAGCCACGTCCTGTTTCACCCCTTTATTTTTTTGCAAATTGGGAGGGAAAACgaattttcttccaaaattaGAGAATAGTTGATAACTTCCATCAAATCAAGACCAAAACACCTCTGATAGTATTGAGTTACATAAAAAACTGGCTGGTCGATGAAGCCAGGTTTGTAGGAAAATGTGGCAGAATGGTCTTATATTTTAGTCAAGCGTGTGCGCCATAGTGCACATCAGTCTTGCTGTGTTCCATTTACTGTTGAGGCAGTTGAGCACTTAACTAATATTACATAGTGGATGAATCCAATTTTCTAATTTTGAAATCTTAACATGCTAAGAATGCCGGATACCAACTGATCCTCGTGCAAATTTCAGAACACTAAATAAGGGGGATCTCATAAAGATAACACATCACAATTTGTCATAGTAGGGTTAGCCATGCCAAGAAAATGTTATCTGAAACATAGAAGCATCGCTGTTGTTTAATATTGGTTTATAATGCAAATTTGATCATACTGTATTTTACGATGCATATGTACGTTGAATTAAACAAgttggaaaattctacaatgtgttaacgtatgacatgcatacaattgctttaaaagtggtaaaatgagtcatcaaaatagtaatattagtttacaaagtggtaacatgagttcttaaagtggtaaattttcttagtttaccatatgagtcctcaaaatagtaatattagtcctcaaagtggtcaCATGAgttcttaaagtggtaaaaatagttgatgtatgagaaatgttaacataccatagctttaccctaaACAAGTCTAACTACCTAAATGAATAATAAAACATTAAATTAATAAAGAAATTaacatcgatatataatcaTGCTTCCCAGTCAAAATACCAATCCGCGGACTCTAAGGTCTCCAAGACGCCATTGATTTCATTTTTAGCTGAGATATCAAGAATTGGAATTTTCGGGGTTTTGAGGCCACTACGTGCATGTTCAACGCCTCCTATGTGGCTATTATTTTTCTATAGCTCATTAGTCCAGCTGAAGACTGGAGTCAACTGTATATGATTGAAAATTCAATGGAGAAAAGAAAACTGGTGTAGATTGAGAGTGAATTGCGGTTGAATGAGTCATAGAATTAGTCCCCCTTTCACACGGATGACTTTGTTTATGATAAGATTGGCAAATCTGTGGTCTATAGACTCAAGCTATtcaccattttttttctcttcagtCTTCACAGCAACTTGAGAAACCTTGcatgaaattttcattttaaactctgctcccaaattcaaaaacTGAGCTAAACTTTCTGGCCTAAATTAATGGAGATCTCATGCATGGGAGTGAGGATTTGCTTAGTATATATGCTACTGTTCCCCCTGATGATCATCAACTTGGCCTCTTCAAATCTAAGAGGAAATGAGGTGGAAAGACTATCCTTGCTTGCCTTTAAATCTGAAATAGTCAGTGATCCTCTGGGCATCCTTAGCTCCTGGAATGATTCCTCCAACTTATGTGATGAGTGGCGAGGGATTACTTGCGGCCGAAGACACCAGCGAGTCACGGTTCTGGACCTCCAGTCCAGCCACCTGATGGGCATTCTATCTCCACACATCGGAAACTTGAGCTTTCTCAGGACATTAAATCTTCAAAGCAATAGCTTCAACCACACCATTCCTCAAGAAATTGGTCGATTGTCCCGGCTGCAAGTACTACACCTCGGGAACAACTTCTTCGAAGGTGATATCCCCAAAGAAATTAGCCGATGCACAACTTTGATAAGTTTGCACCTGAACGGAAACATGTTGCATGGGAGAATTCCTGAATCTTTGAGTTCTTTGCGGCAGATTCAAGATTTTGACCTCTCTCGTAACAACTTGTCTGGAACAATTCCCGATTATTTGCAGAATTTCACCTTCTTGCTCAATTTGAACCTATCCTTTAATGATTTTGAAGGTGAAGTAGGAGTTTTCAGGAATACAAGTGTGGTTTCTATTATGGGAAACACACGAATTTGTGGAGGTGTACCTCAGTTAAGATTGCTCAATTTTATCTCTAATCGATCCAACTCAAATAAGCCAAAATCATTTTCTAAGTATAAACCAATTATCCCATTTTTTTGTGGGACAATTGGAATGATTATCCTAGGGGTGTGCTTTGTACGCCTCTATAGATCCAGAAAAGAAAGAGTTGAGCAAAGAAAAGCAAGAGTTCAGTCAACTTCAGAACGATCATTGGACATTTCATTCTTAAAGTTGTCATATGGAGATCTCTTTCAAGCAACTGGTGGGTTCTCTTCTTGGAATTTGATTGGGGCCGGTAGTTCTGGTTCTGTGTTCTGGGGAGTTCTCGATCAGCCAAAAGAAAGAATTGTTGCTGTCAAAGTACTCAATCTTCAAAACGCGACTACTTCTAATAGTTTCATAGCTGAATGTCAATTCTTGAAAAACACTAGGCACCGAAATCTTGTCAAACTAGTGACTGCTTGCTCTAGTATTGATTTTCAAGGAAATGAGTTCAAAGCTTTGGTTTTTGAGTATATGATGCATGGAAGTCTAGATGAGTGGCTGCATGATTCAGCTGACAGAGTAGTTGAGCTACCCATTGTGGAGGTGCATTTGAATCTTATCCAAAGGGTAAATATTGCCATTGACGTAGCTAGCGCTTTGGATTATTTGCACAATTATTTTCACACCCCAATAGTTCATTGTGATTTAAAGCCCAGTAACGTTCTCTTAGAAAAAGACATGACTGCCTGTGTTTGTGACTTTGGTTTGGCAAGTTACCTCCCGAACACTTCTTGTCCGGTTTCTTCGCTAGAACGCTCTTCCAATTCGATAACGGGTACCATTGGCTATATTCCCCCAGGTAATACTGAATTGACCAATGCTTCAAATTCTTTCCTGAGATTTACAAGAAAATGCAActtctttattttagtttatGACTATAACCAATATGCTTTTATGCAAATAATGTATAGAGTATGGCATGGGAAGTAAGGTTGACACCTACGGAGACGTGTATAGCTATGGAATCCTGTTACTAGAGATGCTTACTGGTAAGAGGCCAACAGATGACATGTTTACAGACGACATCGACTTGCACAATTTTGTTCTGATGGCTTTGCCTGAACGTGTGAAAGAAATATATGATCCTGTGCTTCTTCAAGAAAAGGAAAGGAGCACTAGTACAAATCCTGCAAGCAATAGGAATGATGTCCAAAATGATGAAACACGAAGAGTTGAAGAGTGCCTTATTTCCATTGCTAGGATAGGAGTTGCTTGTTCTGTGCATTTGCCCAAAGCACGAATTGAGATTGGGAAAGTTTTAGCTGAACTACGTGTAATCAGGGATGTACTGACTGGAACCAGGATGCCTAGAGAGCACATGATAACTGCTTAAGGCCTTAGCTGCCAATGATACAGTTGGTTGCTGGAGAGTCCAACATAGTGTGACGGACAAACCAGCTTTCACTATTTGGTGAGTCCAATATATCATTTAATTTATGTAAAACTCCCAAGAATTTGTCCGGATCGATGTTACTATAACAGTTCATTGAGTCATTTGTATTTATTCACAAGGAAAGTAGAAATAACCAAACTGAGAATACCTTTGTTTGCGGTGTTCTGATTGAGAATCAAATCTCTTCTTCTAAGACACATTTTAAGACGAATTTTAGCAAACAGGCTCTGCATCGCACAGTAAAACCTCCTCAAATAGCACCTCTCTGATTTCAACAGTAAACCTAATTTTCTGCCTAATATTCTCCTGCAGAATTCAAATGTAGCCTCTAACCAAATCTTCAGAATGAAATAGAAACACTTCTCAACTCAAATTGAATCTTGTTGAAGAAGTCGATCGAGTAAAGTTATGTCATTAAGAATGAGTCACTGGCCATTTGTTAAGAATGTTACTTGTCTGGCAACTTAGATTTCAGGACCAATTGTGTCACTGTCTCAATCCCTTATATACAATATACAGTAGATTGAATAACAAGTATTTATGATCATCATACACCCACCTCACTCTTTACAAACCCAGTCTCCATGTTTGCCTCTCTATAATGCCTGCTTCAAGCTATCTAAAAGTTTTGGTATTTCACCATGCCCTACATTATTTTGGGATCGTTTTACTCTTGAAAATGTTTGAAGCACTTTGAAGACACAAGCACCAAGGAAATCTTGAAAGAGAAGCACTGTGGAATTGCTTAATTAAGTTTTTCCTTTAGCAGAACCCAGGAAACAAGCTTGAATATACTGTCATACTCTTTGATTTGCTCACTCTGTCCATTtgattttccctttttctttttccttctcttcgATTTTCCTAAATGCACCAAAGAGAATAATTTAATTCCAAACTCAATTCCTCTTTCATATCAATACTCCAGAAATTAAGATGAAAATGAATCACTGACACAGTGACACCAGAACCAAAGGATAGTAATATAAACCACAATTCTATTAAGCACTATAAAAAGATATAAGAGTGTTTCAGCTAATAATGAAAGACATGATAGGAGGGAGTTCCCCTAGTGCATGGATTGTCTTCTTGCAGTACATGCTATCGAATCAGGATCAGCTCCTATATATGatgtcaaaaattaaaagataCTTTGCTATCAAGGTGGTCAAAGgcccaaacacaataaaaactacAGTTCTACACTTGGAGACACCAACAGAGTCAGCAGCACGTAAAGCTTGGATAGACTAAGGGGGATCCTGAAGAATATGAAGGCGTAATCCCAAAGCATTATTGGCAAGACCATCTGCAACATTATCCTGCTCTCGATATTGAATCAAATTTTTGAGAGAGCTAATGAGATTAATCTACAGTTTTTTTTAGACCAACTCCACCACGGCACTAGAATCATATTCGATAGTTACATAGATTATACCAGCATGCTGGGTAATTAATGATTACCAGCATACAAGATACCACTCCAAGTAGACGAACAAGAAGTTCTGGGAGTGTCTTTCACATGGAAATTATCTTCATGCTGCACTGTTCCTCATGAAACACTGAAATTcaaaaaacaataattataatgattaattaattattgcATTTCCAGCAGCGAAGGCAAATATTAGGATGAGAGGGTGTTTCCTATTTTATTTTCACCTGCAATTAACTAACCAAGGATAGTTGATTAAGTAAAACCAATCACACTCGAGTATCCAAGCCTTTCACT
Coding sequences:
- the LOC112181343 gene encoding putative receptor-like protein kinase At3g47110 encodes the protein MLHGRIPESLSSLRQIQDFDLSRNNLSGTIPDYLQNFTFLLNLNLSFNDFEGEVGVFRNTSVVSIMGNTRICGGVPQLRLLNFISNRSNSNKPKSFSKYKPIIPFFCGTIGMIILGVCFVRLYRSRKERVEQRKARVQSTSERSLDISFLKLSYGDLFQATGGFSSWNLIGAGSSGSVFWGVLDQPKERIVAVKVLNLQNATTSNSFIAECQFLKNTRHRNLVKLVTACSSIDFQGNEFKALVFEYMMHGSLDEWLHDSADRVVELPIVEVHLNLIQRVNIAIDVASALDYLHNYFHTPIVHCDLKPSNVLLEKDMTACVCDFGLASYLPNTSCPVSSLERSSNSITGTIGYIPPEYGMGSKVDTYGDVYSYGILLLEMLTGKRPTDDMFTDDIDLHNFVLMALPERVKEIYDPVLLQEKERSTSTNPASNRNDVQNDETRRVEECLISIARIGVACSVHLPKARIEIGKVLAELRVIRDVLTGTRMPREHMITA